The proteins below come from a single Triticum aestivum cultivar Chinese Spring chromosome 5D, IWGSC CS RefSeq v2.1, whole genome shotgun sequence genomic window:
- the LOC123123498 gene encoding dolichyl-phosphate beta-glucosyltransferase, whose product MAGAAWPLSAAAGLLPASLSLTLLLGSLVVVLVLGVAAVFLEHIRKIGCMHSIERTAVSDAFFEDPGSLKKVPCPSIFDPAEKYISLIVPAYNEECRLPEALTETLNYLKQRSSADKSFTYEVLIVDDGSTDRTSKVAFEYVKKHNIDNVRVLLLGRNHGKGEAVRKGMLHSRGQLLLMLDADGATKVTDLAKLEAEVLALAGKALSASSSQRLSDVEIAVFGSRAHLEKQALATRKWYRNFLMKGFHLVVLLTAGPGIRDTQCGFKMFTRSAARKLFTNIRLKRWCFDVEIVYLCKHLRIPMAEVSVSWTEIPGSKVRMTSILHMVFELLLIRVGYGLGIWKIYS is encoded by the exons ATGGCCGGCGCCGCCTGGCCGCTCTCCGCCGCCGCGGGCCTCCTCCCCGCCTCCCTCTCGCTGACCCTCCTCCTCGGCTCCCTC GTCGTCGTCCTCGTGCTGGGCGTCGCCGCCGTCTTCCTCGAGCACATCCGCAAGATCGGATGCATGCACTC GATTGAGAGGACCGCCGTCTCAGACGCCTTCTTCGAGGACCCCGGCTCGCTCAAGAAG GTTCCTTGCCCGTCGATTTTTGACCCTGCCGAGAAGTACATTTCGTTGATTGTTCCCGCTTACAATGAGGAGTGTCGGCTTCCGGAGGCTCTTACAGAGACACTCAA CTACCTGAAACAACGCTCATCCGCCGACAAATCATTTACTTATGAG GTGTTGATTGTCGATGATGGAAGTACTGACCGTACCTCGAAAGTTGCCTTTGAGTATGTAAAGAAGCACAACATTGACAATGTTCGAGTTCTTCTACTTGGAAGGAACCATGGGAAAGGTGAAGCCGTCAGAAAA GGGATGCTCCATTCCAGGGgtcaactcctactcatgcttgatGCTGATGGTGCAACTAAGGTCACTGATTTGGCAAAGCTTGAAGCTGAG GTTCTTGCATTGGCGGGGAAAGCACTCTCTGCTAGTTCATCCCAGAGGCTATCTGATGTTGAAATTGCTGTTTTTGGTTCCCGTGCGCATCTGGAGAAGCAGGCTCTTGCCACG AGGAAATGGTATCGAAACTTTCTTATGAAAGGTTTCCACTTGGTAGTACTGTTGACTGCTGGTCCTGGAATCAGAGATACACAG TGTGGCTTCAAGATGTTCACTCGATCTGCTGCGAGGAAACTCTTTACAAACATCAGATTAAAGAG GTGGTGTTTTGATGTTGAGATTGTGTACCTATGCAAGCACCTGAGGATCCCGATGGCAGAAGTATCGGTCAGCTGGACGGAGATACCTGGGTCCAAAGTGCGCATGACAAGCATCCTGCACATGGTGTTTGAGCTCCTGCTGATCAGAGTAGGCTATGGGCTGGGCATATGGAAAATTTACTCATAG
- the LOC123123497 gene encoding pentatricopeptide repeat-containing protein At4g21065-like translates to MPPRPPLRSPPSGGPYTTAPPSPPRAAEQHCLRLLERATTPASLLQPLAFLLKHGLHSNPLVLTRLFSAAGSAAPALLEPLVAALLRPGLPLDAFLLNTLIRAHVASPLPSARRRAAAFFPLMLRRGVAPNKFTFPFLLKSCAAMPGSPAAGLQAHAAALKFGFAADHYVSNTLIHMYSCFGAGFLGDARNVFDRTPKDSAVTWSAMIGGYVRGGLSSDAVMLFREMQASGVWPDEVTVLGVLSAAADLGALELTRWVERFVAREGIGRSVTLCNALIDTLAKCGDVDGAVAVFEGMEERTVVSWTSVIDALAMEGRGKEAVAVFEEMKAVGVPPDDVAFIGVLTACSHAGMVDEGRGYFDSMKTEHGIEPKIEHYGCMVDMFGRAGMVEQGLDFVRAMPMKPNPIIWRTLVAACRAHGRLELGESISRDLLKEYPAHEANYVMLSNVFALTQRWKEKSEIRREMSKRGITKVPGCSLVELDGEVHEFIAGDESHPQYKEIYRMVEEMSRELRRIGHIAATSEVLLDLDEEDKEGALQWHSEKLAIAFVLLRTPPGTQVRVVKNLRVCSDCHAAIKCISQVYNREIIVRDRSRFHRFKDGSCSCKDFW, encoded by the coding sequence ATGCCGCCCCGTCCCCCGCTCCGCTCGCCTCCGAGCGGCGGCCCTTACAccaccgcgccgccgtcgccgccgcgcgcgGCCGAGCAGCACTGCCTGCGCCTCCTGGAGCGCGCCACGACGCCGGCGTCGCTCCTCCAGCCCCTCGCATTCCTCCTCAAGCACGGTCTCCACTCCAACCCGCTGGTCCTCACCAGGCTCTTCTCGGCCGCGGGCTCCGCCGCGCCCGCGCTCCTCGAGCCCCTCGTCGCGGCGCTCCTCCGCCCGGGCCTCCCGCTCGACGCCTTCCTCCTCAACACCCTCATCCGCGCGCACGTCGCGTCCCCGCtcccctccgcgcgccgccgcgccgCGGCCTTCTTCCCGCTCATGCTCCGCCGCGGCGTCGCCCCCAACAAGTTCACCTTCCCGTTCCTCCTCAAGTCCTGCGCCGCGATGCCGGGGTCCCCGGCCGCCGGTCTCCAGGCCCACGCCGCCGCCCTCAAGTTCGGCTTCGCCGCCGACCACTACGTCTCCAACACGCTCATACACATGTACTCCTGCTTCGGGGCCGGGTTCCTCGGGGACGCGCGGAACGTGTTCGACAGAACGCCCAAGGACAGCGCTGTCACCTGGAGCGCGATGATCGGCGGGTACGTGCGTGGGGGGCTGTCGAGTGATGCTGTCATGCTGTTCCGGGAGATGCAGGCCAGCGGAGTGTGGCCGGATGAGGTGACAGTCCTCGGGGTCCTTTCGGCCGCCGCTGATTTGGGTGCACTCGAGCTCACGCGGTGGGTTGAGCGGTTTGTGGCGAGGGAGGGAATTGGGAGGTCTGTGACGCTCTGCAATGCGCTGATCGACACGCTCGCCAAGTGCGGGGATGTCGATGGGGCAGTGGCTGTGTTCGAGGGGATGGAGGAGCGGACTGTTGTGTCATGGACGTCGGTGATTGATGCACTTGCAATGGAGGGCCGTGGGAAAGAGGCTGTGGCTGTGTTCGAAGAAATGAAGGCTGTTGGCGTGCCACCTGATGATGTCGCATTCATCGGGGTGCTCACTGCAtgtagccatgctggaatggttgaTGAAGGCCGTGGCTACTTTGACTCAATGAAGACAGAGCATGGTATTGAGCCTAAGATCGAGCATTATGGTTGTATGGTCGACATGTTTGGCCGTGCCGGCATGGTTGAGCAAGGGTTGGACTTTGTTCGCGCGATGCCCATGAAACCAAACCCAATAATTTGGCGGACTCTGGTTGCTGCTTGTCGTGCTCATGGCCGGCTCGAGCTCGGTGAAAGCATTAGCAGGGACCTTCTTAAAGAGTACCCTGCTCATGAGGCCAACTACGTCATGCTCTCCAACGTATTTGCATTGACGCAGAGATGGAAGGAGAAGTCAGAGATTAGAAGAGAGATGAGCAAGAGAGGTATTACAAAGGTGCCAGGCTGCAGCCTTGTTGAACTTGATGGAGAGGTCCATGAGTTCATAGCAGGAGATGAGTCGCATCCGCAGTACAAGGAGATATACAGGATGGTTGAGGAGATGTCAAGAGAGCTAAGACGCATTGGGCATATTGCAGCCACATCAGAGGTCCTCCTTGACCTTGATGAGGAGGACAAGGAGGGTGCGCTTCAGTGGCACAGTGAGAAGCTGGCAATTGCATTCGTGCTCCTGAGGACTCCTCCTGGAACACAGGTCCGGGTGGTAAAAAACCTACGGGTATGCTCCGATTGTCATGCGGCAATTAAGTGCATATCACAAGTTTATAACCGGGAGATCATAGTACGTGATAGGAGCCGTTTCCATCGCTTTAAGGATGGTTCCTGCTCCTGCAAGGATTTCTGGTGA